One window from the genome of Pyrus communis chromosome 16, drPyrComm1.1, whole genome shotgun sequence encodes:
- the LOC137719379 gene encoding protein BOBBER 1-like, with protein sequence MAIISDIQEEQRAPERKPSKASPSSKEYTFTAKIDRRNPLDLVEKTLEFIARESDFFKRESSEREVFALARRFRDKERKKEEEERKKRRQEEEERRKKEEAEKKAEAELRGEVIKDETEEEENGLKNPNKGNGLDLEKYSWTQSLQEINVVVHVPPGTKSSFVVCEIKKNHLKVGLKGQPPIIDGELLQSIKPDDCYWSIEDQSAVSILLTKHNQMEWWKCLVKGDPEIDTHKVEPEPSKLSELDSEMRRTVEKMMFDQRQKQLGLPTSEEIEKEEMLKKLMSEHPEMDFSRAKRK encoded by the exons ATGGCGATAATCTCCGACATCCAGGAAGAGCAAAGGGCGCCCGAGAGGAAGCCTTCGAAGGCGTCGCCGTCGTCGAAAGAGTATACCTTCACCGCGAAGATTGATCGCAGGAACCCCCTTGATTTAGTGGAGAAGACGTTGGAATTTATTGCTCGGGAGAGCGATTTCTTCAAGAGGGAGTCGTCGGAGAGGGAGGTCTTTGCGCTGGCGCGCCGCTTCAGGGATaaggagaggaagaaggaggaggaggagaggaagaagaggaggcaggaggaggaagagaggaggaagaaggaggaggcgGAGAAGAAGGCGGAGGCGGAGCTGAGGGGGGAGGTGATAAAGGATGAAACTGAGGAGGaggaaaatggcttaaaaa ATCCAAACAAAGGGAATGGACTGGATTTGGAGAAGTACTCGTGGACGCAGAGCCTTCAGGAGATTAATGTTGTTGTCCATGTGCCGCCTGGAACTAAATCTAGCTTTGTTGTGTGCGAGATCAAGAAGAATCATCTGAAGGTTGGACTGAAGGGGCAGCCTCCGATCATTGAT GGCGAACTTTTGCAGTCTATCAAGCCCGATGATTGTTACTGGAGCATAG AGGATCAGAGTGCTGTCTCAATTCTTCTGACCAAGCACAACCAAATGGAGTGGTGGAAGTGTCTGGTGAAAGGTGATCCTGAGATCGACACTCACAAGGTTGAGCCTGAGCCCAGCAAATTGTCTGAACTGGATTCTGAAATGCGCCGGACTGTTGAAAAGATGATG TTTGATCAGAGACAGAAGCAGTTGGGGCTCCCCACTAGCGAGGagattgaaaaagaagaaatgttAAAGAAGCTCATGTCTGAG CATCCGGAGATGGATTTCTCAAGGGCCAAGAGAAAGTAA
- the LOC137720086 gene encoding probable pectinesterase/pectinesterase inhibitor 34: MGYGRLQPSDPGGSPNLYGAENPSLPQTATSSSCSNGRSRKNKLILMFLLAVALILASAVSAVVLIVGKSKASNSAVSSALHRKPTQAISNACAKTRFPSLCVDSLLDFPGSNAASELELVHISFNMTLQRLSKALYLSSSLSYRQMDPHSRSAYDDCLELLDDSVDALSRALTSVAPGVGSSSTQDVRTWLSAALTNQDTCGEGFAQIKGGDVKNEMDQRLKDLSELVSNCLAIYSAVAGDDFSGVPIQNKRRRLLGNSEMERDIMGDNADVSRDFPRWLGRRERRLLSVPVSQIQADIIVSKDGNGTYKTIAEAIKKAPEYSSRRTIIYVRAGRYEEKNLKVGRKKTNLMFVGDGKGKTVITGGKSVSQNLTTFHTASFAATGAGFIARDITFENYAGPAKHQAVALRIGADHAVVYLCNIIGYQDTFYVHSNRQFIRETDIYGTVDFIFGNAAVVFQNCSIYARKPMAFQKNTITAQNRKDPNQNTGISIHACRILATPELEGSRGNFSTYLGRPWKLYSRAVYMLSFIGDHVHPHGWLEWNATFALDTLYYGEYMNYGPGGAIGKRVTWPGYRVITSQVEAARFTVRQFIYGSSWLPSTGVAFLADLSL; this comes from the exons ATGGGCTACGGCAGACTCCAGCCGTCGGATCCTGGAGGCTCCCCAAATCTCTACGGGGCTGAAAACCCATCACTCCCACAAACTGCCACGTCATCCTCCTGCTCCAACGGCCGCAGCCGCAAGAACAAGCTCATCCTAATGTTCCTCCTCGCCGTGGCACTCATCCTAGCCTCCGCCGTCTCGGCCGTGGTACTCATCGTCGGAAAATCCAAAGCCTCAAACTCCGCCGTCTCCTCCGCCCTCCACCGCAAGCCGACGCAGGCCATCTCAAACGCGTGCGCAAAGACGCGCTTCCCCTCCCTCTGCGTCGACTCCCTCCTCGACTTCCCCGGCTCCAACGCCGCGTCGGAGCTGGAGCTCGTCCACATTTCCTTCAACATGACTCTGCAGCGACTCAGCAAGGCGCTCTACCTCTCCTCCTCCCTCTCCTACCGCCAGATGGACCCCCACTCCCGCTCCGCCTATGACGACTGCCTCGAGCTCCTTGACGACTCCGTAGACGCCCTCTCCCGGGCCCTCACCTCCGTCGCCCCCGGCGTGGGGTCCTCGTCCACACAAGATGTCCGGACGTGGTTGAGCGCGGCGCTCACGAACCAGGACACGTGCGGGGAGGGTTTTGCGCAAATCAAGGGCGGCGACGTCAAGAACGAGATGGACCAGCGGCTCAAGGACTTGTCAGAACTGGTGAGCAACTGCCTCGCGATTTACTCGGCGGTCGCGGGCGACGATTTCTCCGGGGTGCCGATACAGAACAAGCGGAGGAGGTTGTTGGGGAATTCAGAAATGGAGCGTGATATAATGGGGGATAATGCTGACGTCTCGCGAGATTTTCCGAGGTGGTTAGGAAGGAGGGAGAGGAGGCTGCTGTCGGTGCCGGTATCGCAGATACAGGCGGATATTATCGTGTCAAAAGACGGCAATGGGACGTACAAGACGATCGCCGAGGCGATCAAAAAGGCGCCGGAGTATAGTTCTCGTCGGACAATTATTTACGTCAGGGCAGGAAG GTACGAAGAGAAGAATTTGAAGGTGGGGAGGAAGAAGACCAACTTGATGTTCGTCGGAGACGGGAAGGGCAAAACAGTAATCACGGGGGGGAAAAGCGTCTCTCAGAACCTGACCACATTCCACACTGCATCCTTCG CTGCTACCGGAGCTGGTTTTATTGCACGTGACATAACGTTCGAGAACTACGCCGGACCGGCCAAGCACCAAGCCGTTGCCCTTCGAATTGGGGCGGACCACGCCGTGGTCTACCTTTGCAACATCATCGGATACCAAGACACATTTTACGTGCACTCGAATCGTCAATTCATCCGTGAAACGGACATTTACGGTACGGTAGACTTCATTTTTGGCAATGCGGCCGTAGTGTTCCAAAACTGTAGCATCTACGCTCGCAAGCCCATGGCCTTCCAAAAAAACACAATCACTGCCCAAAATCGAAAGGACCCGAATCAGAACACGGGCATTTCAATCCATGCTTGCCGGATTCTCGCCACTCCAGAGCTCGAGGGATCAAGGGGTAACTTCTCAACGTATCTAGGCCGTCCGTGGAAGCTGTACTCTAGGGCAGTGTACATGTTATCGTTCATTGGTGATCACGTACATCCACATGGATGGCTTGAGTGGAATGCCACTTTTGCTCTCGATACGCTATATTATGGTGAATACATGAACTATGGCCCCGGCGGAGCGATAGGCAAACGGGTAACTTGGCCGGGGTATCGGGTCATTACATCCCAGGTGGAGGCGGCTAGGTTCACCGTGCGACAGTTTATATACGGGTCGTCATGGTTGCCGTCCACCGGGGTGGCATTCTTGGCCGATCTATCACTCTAA
- the LOC137720928 gene encoding protein phosphatase 2C 51-like, with translation MNGKMRRQSFVIETENARRQRLRVQRLKYTCQAKKIQVQITGGSGQKHASEDCKTLELKEQEKDVGSSMEILSVSFSASKNDVVLSSGSVTGSDEGGEKRSGEGSEERGGCGIVSVKGMRKEMEDAVRTDVGFGKFDFYGVYDGHGGPDVAGACRERMHEVVAEAVEKEGTKGDAIDWETVMEGCFEKMDGEVSDIAAARTVGATAVVALVTEEQVVVANCGDSRAVLSRGGVALALSNDHKPDRVDELKRIEAAGGRVINWNGSRVLGVLATSRSIGDHYLRPYVISKPEVTVTRRTDQDEFLILASDGLWDVISNDVACQVVNKCLRGRMRRVSIHDEHRVLLNVGSRTSEAAAVLADLAMARGSRDNVSVIVVDLTKPS, from the exons ATGAATGGAAAGATGAGACGACAGAGCTTCGTCATCGAAACCGAGAATGCCCGGCGACAGCGACTCAGAGTCCAACGACTGAAATACACGTGTCAGGCGAAGAAGATCCAGGTGCAGATCACCGGCGGCAGCGGCCAGAAACATGCTTCCGAAGATTGCAAAACATTGGAGTTGAAGGAACAAGAGAAAGACGTTGGGAGTTCAATGGAGATATTGTCGGTGTCATTTTCAGCATCGAAAAATGACGTCGTGTTGTCTAGTGGATCCGTGACCGGATCAGATGAAGGCGGAGAGAAAAGGAGTGGTGAGGGTTCGGAAGAGAGGGGAGGGTGTGGCATCGTCTCGGTGAAGGGGATGAGGAAGGAGATGGAAGATGCAGTGAGAACGGACGTAGGGTTTGGGAAGTTTGACTTTTACGGGGTGTATGACGGGCACGGTGGGCCTGACGTGGCCGGGGCTTGTAGGGAGAGGATGCATGAGGTGGTGGCGGAGGCGGTGGAAAAGGAGGGGACTAAAGGTGATGCGATTGATTGGGAGACGGTGATGGAGGGGTGTTTTGAGAAAATGGATGGGGAGGTGAGTGATATTGCAGCGGCAAGGACGGTTGGGGCGACAGCGGTGGTGGCGTTGGTGACGGAGGAGCAGGTGGTGGTGGCCAATTGTGGCGATTCTAGGGCTGTTTTGTCGAGAGGTGGTGTTGCCTTGGCCTTGTCCAATGACCATAAG CCGGACAGAGTGGATGAGTTGAAGAGAATTGAAGCTGCAGGTGGGAGAGTCATCAACTGGAACGGAAGCCGTGTACTTGGGGTGCTTGCCACTTCCAGATCAATAG GTGACCATTACCTGAGGCCATATGTGATATCAAAACCAGAGGTGACGGTGACCAGGCGAACCGACCAGGATGAATTCCTCATCCTTGCCAGTGACGGGCTGTGGGATGTTATATCAAACGACGTAGCATGTCAGGTTGTGAACAAGTGTCTTCGTGGCCGAATGAGGAGAGTATCCATTCACGACGAACATCGTGTTCTCCTAAATGTCGGAAGTCGCACATCCGAGGCAGCAGCAGTCTTGGCTGACCTAGCTATGGCTCGGGGAAGCAGAGATAACGTTAGCGTGATTGTGGTCGACCTCACAAAACCCAGTTAA